In Deferribacteraceae bacterium V6Fe1, one genomic interval encodes:
- a CDS encoding DUF2318 domain-containing protein → MKKLFFSLIALLFLVGCQSGKYEKVKPENGIVKIPVSKVSDGIIHYYEFENNGRPVKFFVLQDNNGTIRAAFDACDVCYPEKKGYRQEGDFVVCNNCGQKFHESKINEVRGGCNPAPLDRKINGQYLEIQVADIKKGAFYF, encoded by the coding sequence ATGAAAAAACTTTTTTTTAGTTTAATTGCTCTGTTGTTTTTAGTAGGCTGCCAAAGTGGCAAATACGAAAAAGTAAAGCCTGAAAATGGCATTGTTAAAATCCCGGTATCAAAAGTCAGTGACGGCATAATCCATTACTACGAATTTGAAAATAATGGCAGACCGGTAAAGTTTTTTGTATTGCAGGATAATAACGGAACAATCAGGGCGGCTTTTGATGCCTGCGATGTATGTTATCCCGAAAAGAAAGGTTATCGTCAGGAAGGGGATTTTGTAGTATGTAATAATTGCGGTCAAAAATTTCATGAGTCAAAAATAAACGAAGTTAGAGGGGGATGCAACCCTGCACCACTTGATAGAAAAATCAATGGACAATACCTTGAAATACAGGTAGCCGATATTAAAAAAGGCGCTTTTTACTTTTAA